In a single window of the Arachis hypogaea cultivar Tifrunner chromosome 6, arahy.Tifrunner.gnm2.J5K5, whole genome shotgun sequence genome:
- the LOC112697403 gene encoding uncharacterized protein: MSNADEDNGEAEGRLRMRPSNSNISDDQEPFMGIKVRRKASLFREYLGDYIDVPSHPFLLKILQKQGDKRVLFADKVLRVTGSGKMKRCVLMITDLAIYLVDPEIDALKRRVSLAAVEKICLSELSDNFFAIIIPTEYDLLMASTRKTEIVTVMVEASKNASDFELEVAFSNRFEYNAASDLVKEIQFEQVQGGVKTRILRK, encoded by the exons ATGTCCAACGCCGACGAAGACAACGGCGAAGCTGAGGGAAGGCTCCGAATGAGACCCTCAAACAGCAATATCTCCGACGACCAAGAACCATTCATGGGAATCAAGGTCCGACGCAAGGCCTCTCTTTTCAGAGAATACCTCGGTGACTATATCGACGTCCCTTCTCACCCTTTTCTCCTCAAGATTCTGCAGAAACAAG GGGACAAGAGAGTTCTGTTTGCGGATAAAGTGTTGAGGGTAACTGGTTCAGGGAAGATGAAACGGTGCGTTTTGATGATTACTGATTTGGCAATTTACCTTGTTGACCCTGAGATCGATGCCCTTAAACGACGGGTATCGCTTGCGGCGGTTGAGAAGATTTGTCTAAGTGAGCTGAGTGATAATTTTTTTGCAATTATTATTCCTACGGAGTACGATTTGCTCATGGCCAGCACTAGAAAGACTGAGATTGTTACTGTCATGGTTGAGGCTTCTAAGAATGCATCTGATTTTGAGCTTGAGGTTGCTTTTTCCAATAG GTTCGAGTATAATGCAGCATCAGATTTGGTGAAGGAAATTCAATTTGAGCAAGTTCAAG GGGGTgtcaaaacaagaattttgaggAAGTGA